A portion of the Tachysurus vachellii isolate PV-2020 chromosome 14, HZAU_Pvac_v1, whole genome shotgun sequence genome contains these proteins:
- the LOC132857036 gene encoding endonuclease domain-containing 1 protein-like, protein MQLLSLVLLLSSFSSMTLTEVVNSFKQSCPNFFIRNPKKTSDIITPTIITGQQYKTICQRWDNSYRFATVYDTVGRIPVYSAYTLLQAGTTKRSDEWKIEPQLENIEEYKNLKEMIDSPRLAGKIFNQAVNSDYINIEFTRGHVFPRQFAADQDQADSTFTLINVAPQTQDSNQNWAARVEEPMLNEINQDCKLDQNNLAYVVTGVVPGKNWISISREVGIDREGINIPSHAWSAYCCRKKTDYKKLIVKTYLAELDEFNLRRPDIKNLNKRLTELYNKGIPFNVFPGLDLND, encoded by the exons ATGCAGCTCCTCTCTCTGGTGCTCctgctctcctctttctcctcaaTGACCCTGACGGAGGTCGTTAATTCTTTTAAACAATCCTGTCCTAACTTCTTCATCCGGAACCCGAAAAAAACAAGTGACATCATCACCCCCACTATCATCACTGGACAACAGTATAAGACGATTTGCCAGCGCTGGGACAACAGCTACAGGTTTGCCACCGTGTACGACACTGTGGGGAGGATCCCTGTTTACTCGGCTTACACACTCTTACAGGCAGGAACGACTAAACGCAGCGACGAGTGGAAAATTGAACCTCAG CTGGAAAATATTGAAGAATATAAAAACTTGAAAGAGATGATCGATTCCCCGAGACTAGCAGGAAAGATATTTAACCAGGCCGTGAACtctgattatataaatatagagtTTACTAGAGGTCACGTGTTTCCACGCCAGTTTGCTGCTGATCAGGATCAAGCAGATTCCACCTTCACTTTAATTAACGTAGCTCCACAAACACAGGACAGCAACCAAAATTGGGCTGCACGAGTGGAGGAACCGATGCTTAATGAAATAAACCAAGACTGCAAACTCGACCAAAATAACCTGGCGTACGTTGTGACCGGAGTCGTCCCAGGGAAGAACTGGATATCCATATCAAGAGAAGTAGGAATAGATCGAGAAGGAATTAATATTCCCAGTCATGCTTGGAGCGCTTACTGttgcaggaaaaaaacagattataaGAAGCTCATAGTGAAGACCTACTTAGCTGAGCTAGACGAATTTAATCTCAGACGCCCCGACATTAAAAACCTGAATAAACGGCTGACTGAACTGTATAATAAAGGGATACCTTTTAATGTGTTCCCAGGTTTAGACTTGAATGATTAG